In Schistocerca gregaria isolate iqSchGreg1 chromosome 9, iqSchGreg1.2, whole genome shotgun sequence, a single genomic region encodes these proteins:
- the LOC126291940 gene encoding serine/threonine-protein phosphatase 6 regulatory ankyrin repeat subunit B-like — MEMHRESSGTSQLDEGRHSDCCPSLYLATNSGSAELVKLLAYEVKNLWLTNRYSLTVLHYTGNDGRLKRLLRAAAHSIPVRGIFNTLLLETAKRGNALRVRHLLQAKTDGTARITNSVSAVLCTVLSSNPESSRYLPKVGVDIEEKDGSGFTPLSWAPEKDSSAYVRLLVEALADVHKRNKHNHTPIHFASLSSDTECVKLLLEFGARVVKVDNRGNTPLHYAASVGNAESVGLLLKAGAYFEEVNEDGQTPLHFASMSGDTECVKRLLEFGARVVKVDNRGNTPLHYAASVGNAESVGLLLKAGAYFEEVNEDGQTPLHFASMSGDTECVKRLLEFGARVVKVDNRGNTPLHYAASVGNAESVGLLLKAGAYFEEVNEDGQTPLHFASMSGDTECVKRLLEFGARVVKVDNRGNTPLHYAASVGNAESVGLLLKTGAYFEEVNEDGQTPLHFASMSGDTECVKRLLEFGARVVKVDNRGNTPLHYAASVGNAESVGLLLKAGAYFEEVNEDGQTPLHFASMSGDTECVKRLLEFGARVVKVHNRGNTPLHYAASVGNAESVGLLLKAEAYFEEVNEDGQTPLHFASMSGDTECVKRLLEFGARVVKVDNRGNTPLHYAASVGNAESVGLLLKAGAYFEEVNEDGQTPLHFASMSGDTECVKRLLEFGARVVKVDNRGNTPLHYAASVGNAESVGLLLKTGAYFEEVNEDGQTPLHFASMSGDTECVKRLLEFGARVVKVDNRGNTPLHYAASVGNAESVGLLLKAGAYFEEVNEDGQTPLHFASMSGDTECVKRLSEFGARVVKVDNRGNTPLHYAASVGNAESVKLLLKVGAYPEQVNKDGQTPLHVVGMSVDIQSVRPVLKACSVLATRNNHYNIPMYCAAVKGMTKRY, encoded by the coding sequence ATGGAAATGCATCGAGAATCCAGTGGAACTAGTCAGCTGGACGAGGGCAGACACTCAGACTGTTGCCCATCATTGTACTTAGCAACCAACAGCGGTAGCGCAGAACTTGTCAAGTTGCTGGCCTATGAAGTCAAAAACCTTTGGTTGACAAATCGGTATTCTCTCACAGTACTGCACTATACTGGCAATGATGGAAGATTGAAGCGCCTCCTACGTGCAGCTGCTCACAGTATCCCGGTGAGAGGCATCTTTAACACACTTCTGCTTGAGACAGCAAAAAGAGGTAACGCTTTGCGTGTGAGGCACCTGTTGCAAGCGAAAACAGATGGAACAGCGAGGATCACTAACAGTGTCAGTGCCGTGCTATGCACCGTACTGAGCAGCAACCCAGAGAGTTCGAGGTATCTCCCGAAAGTTGGCGTAGATATAGAGGAGAAGGATGGTTCTGGTTTCACACCCCTAAGTTGGGCACCAGAAAAAGACAGTTCAGCATATGTCAGGCTACTGGTGGAAGCATTAGCTGATGTGCACAAAAGGAACAAACATAATCACACACCTATACATTTTGCCAGCCTGTCCAGTGACACGGAGTGTGTGAAACTACTTTTAGAATTTGGTGCAAGGGTGGTAAAAGTGGATAATCGTGGTAACACGCCACTGCACTATGCAGCATCTGTGGGCAACGCTGAAAGTGTGGGGCTGCTGCTCAAGGCTGGGGCATACTTTGAGGAAGTGAATGAAGATGGCCAGACCCCACTACACTTCGCCAGTATGTCCGGTGACACGGAGTGTGTGAAGCGACTTTTAGAATTTGGTGCAAGGGTGGTAAAAGTGGATAATCGTGGTAACACGCCACTGCACTATGCAGCATCTGTGGGCAACGCTGAAAGTGTGGGGCTGCTGCTCAAGGCTGGGGCATACTTTGAGGAAGTGAATGAAGATGGCCAGACCCCACTACATTTCGCCAGTATGTCCGGTGACACGGAGTGTGTGAAGCGACTTTTAGAATTTGGTGCAAGGGTGGTAAAAGTGGATAATCGTGGTAACACGCCACTACACTATGCAGCATCTGTGGGCAACGCTGAAAGTGTGGGGCTGCTGCTCAAGGCCGGTGCATACTTTGAGGAAGTGAATGAAGATGGCCAGACCCCACTACACTTCGCCAGTATGTCCGGTGACACGGAGTGTGTGAAGCGACTTTTAGAATTTGGTGCAAGGGTGGTAAAAGTGGATAATCGTGGTAACACGCCACTGCACTATGCAGCATCTGTGGGCAACGCTGAAAGTGTGGGGCTGCTGCTCAAGACCGGTGCATACTTTGAGGAAGTGAATGAAGATGGCCAGACCCCACTACACTTCGCCAGTATGTCCGGTGACACGGAGTGTGTGAAGCGACTTTTAGAATTTGGTGCAAGGGTGGTAAAAGTGGATAATCGTGGTAACACGCCACTGCACTATGCAGCATCTGTGGGCAACGCTGAAAGTGTGGGGCTGCTGCTCAAGGCTGGGGCATACTTTGAGGAAGTGAATGAAGATGGCCAGACCCCACTACACTTCGCCAGCATGTCTGGTGACACGGAGTGTGTGAAGCGACTTTTAGAATTTGGTGCAAGGGTGGTAAAAGTGCATAATCGTGGTAACACGCCACTGCACTATGCAGCATCTGTGGGCAACGCTGAAAGTGTGGGGCTGCTGCTCAAGGCCGAGGCATACTTTGAGGAAGTGAATGAAGATGGCCAGACCCCACTACATTTCGCCAGTATGTCTGGTGACACCGAGTGTGTGAAGCGACTTTTAGAATTTGGTGCAAGGGTGGTAAAAGTGGATAATCGTGGTAACACGCCACTGCACTATGCAGCATCTGTGGGCAACGCTGAAAGTGTGGGGCTGCTGCTCAAGGCCGGTGCATACTTTGAGGAAGTGAATGAAGATGGCCAGACCCCACTACACTTCGCCAGTATGTCTGGTGACACGGAGTGTGTGAAGCGACTTTTAGAATTTGGTGCAAGGGTGGTAAAAGTGGATAATCGTGGTAACACACCACTGCACTATGCAGCATCTGTGGGCAACGCTGAAAGTGTGGGGCTGCTGCTCAAGACTGGGGCATACTTTGAGGAAGTGAATGAAGATGGCCAGACCCCACTACACTTCGCCAGTATGTCCGGTGACACGGAGTGTGTGAAGCGACTTTTAGAATTTGGTGCAAGGGTGGTAAAAGTGGATAATCGTGGTAACACGCCACTGCACTATGCAGCATCTGTGGGCAACGCTGAAAGTGTGGGGCTGCTGCTCAAGGCCGGTGCATACTTTGAGGAAGTGAATGAAGATGGCCAGACCCCACTACATTTCGCCAGTATGTCTGGTGACACCGAGTGTGTGAAGCGACTTTCAGAATTTGGTGCAAGGGTGGTAAAAGTGGATAATCGTGGTAACACGCCACTGCACTATGCAGCATCTGTGGGCAATGCTGAAAGCGTGAAGCTGCTGCTCAAGGTCGGGGCGTACCCCGAGCAAGTTAATAAAGACGGGCAAACTCCACTTCATGTTGTTGGCATGTCCGTAGACATACAGAGTGTGAGACCAGTTTTGAAAGCCTGTTCCGTACTCGCAACACGTAACAATCATTACAACATACCTATGTACTGTGCAGCAGTAAAGGGCATGACCAAGAGGTATTAA